GGCCACCGGCTGTTCAAGCGCCCGGTGACGGCCGAGCGGTTCGTGACGGACAAGGCCTTCGCCGAACTCCTTGCCTCCATGGACAACCGCGCCACGCTCCTGCTCGGACACACCCGTTGGCGCACCCGCGGGGACGAGCGGGTCAACAGCAACAACCACCCGATCCGCGCCGGGGAGGTGATCGGCACCCACAACGGCACCATCTACAACGCCGATTACCTCTTCCGCCGCTGGAAGCTGCGCCGTTTCGCCGAGGTGGACAGCGAGATTCTGTTCCGCCTGGCCGCGAACGCCGCGCGGGACGGTGCCATGGATATCGAGCGGTTCAAAGCCCGACTCCGGCGCTGCCGCGGGCAGATCACCGCCGTCATCGCCTGCCGGACCGACCCGGGCACCGTCTTTGTGCTCAAGGGGAACAGACCGCTGGAACTGTGGTGGCATCCCCGCCGCAAGGCCGTCCTCTACGCTTCGGACCCCGCATACCTCGACGCCGTGCTGGCGGA
The genomic region above belongs to Desulfocurvus vexinensis DSM 17965 and contains:
- a CDS encoding class II glutamine amidotransferase, producing the protein MCGLAGVIFGKKRRRAEERDHLAWLFIRLLLLSEERGPHATGAAWLDADGGHRLFKRPVTAERFVTDKAFAELLASMDNRATLLLGHTRWRTRGDERVNSNNHPIRAGEVIGTHNGTIYNADYLFRRWKLRRFAEVDSEILFRLAANAARDGAMDIERFKARLRRCRGQITAVIACRTDPGTVFVLKGNRPLELWWHPRRKAVLYASDPAYLDAVLAEEKGWRELPVPPMSLVVFRREDLAAHSVEPFEFVAQEKKREEQ